From the genome of Thermithiobacillus tepidarius DSM 3134:
GAGAAGATCAAGCTCGAAGAAATCAAGCCGTCCAGCCGGGTCAACCCCTTCATCCGCTTCGATCTGGACGAGAAGGAAAAGCTGCACCGCATGGCCCTGGAAGTGCGCGAACTGAGCAAGGGCTACGACAAGCCGCTGTTCAGCGGCCTGAAGCTGCTGCTGGAGGCCGGGGAACGGCTGGCCGTCATCGGTCCCAACGGCATCGGCAAGACCACCCTGCTGCGCACGCTGGTGGGCGAGCTGACGCCCGACCACGGCACCGTCAAATGGTCGGAAAAGGCCCATATCGGCTACTTCGCCCAGGATCACGCGGCCGATTTCGACTCGGACCTGACCCTCTTCGAGTGGATGCAGCAGTGGGCGCGGCCCGGCGACGACGAGCAGGTCATCCGCGGCACCCTGGGGCGCCTGCTCTTCTCCGGCGACGAGGTGAAAAAGCCGGTGCGGGTGCTGTCCGGCGGCGAGCAGGGCCGCATGCTCTTCGGCAAGCTGATCCTGCAGCGCCCCAACGTGCTGGTCATGGATGAACCCACCAACCACCTGGACATGGAATCCATCGAGTCCCTCAACCTGGCCCTGGAAAAATACGCCGGCACGCTGATCTTCGTCAGCCACGACCGCGAATTCGTGTCCAGCCTGGCCACCCGCATCATCGAGCTGACGCCGGCGGGCGCGGTGGAATACGTGGGCAGCTACGAGGACTATCTGCGCAGCCAAGGCCTCGCCTGACCCGCACGGCCGCTGCCGGGGCGCGCGGCGCCCCGGCTCAGCCCTCCTCTTCCGTGCCGATGGTGAACATGGCTTCCAAGTCATGGCGGGAATGGACGCGGAAGGCGATGAGGGTTTCCGAATTGAGAATACCCTCCACCTGCCGCAGCCGGTTGGTCACCAGCTCCGCCAGGCTGTCGTTGTCCCGCACCCGGATGATCGCCACCAGGTCGTAGCGGCCGGCCACCGAATAGACCTCGCTGATGCCCGGCATCTCCGCCAGCTGCTCGGCCACCGCGTTCACCTTGTCCCTTGCCACCGTCAGCATCACCAGCGCGTTCACCATGGGTTTCTCCTTTCCGTTTGTCCTGTCTGCATCCGGTCGCCCGTCAGGCGCGACGATAGCTGCTGCATTGCCAATAGCCGCTGCGCGGCAGCGCGGGCCCGCGCCAGCCGCGCTTTTTGAGTTCTGTGGCGACAAAAGCGTTGAAAATCAAGTGGCCGACCAGCATGACCGTGTCCGTCCGCTGGGCCTGCTCGATCAGCAACGCGGCGGCACGCTGCGCCCGCGTCCGCACCGCGCGCCAGGACTCCGCCCCCGCCGGCAGGCCCAGCAGCCACAGGGCGGGCGCCAGCGCCCCCCAGGTGCGGGGCCCGAGCCGCACGCCCTCCATAAAGGCGCTGCCCAGCCCCGCCTCCCGAAAGAGCGGGTCCACCAGCAGCGGCGCTCCGGCGCACAGGCAGCGGGCGGATTCCAGGGTTCGGCGCAAATCGCTCGTGACCAGAAGCCCAAGCTCCCGCAACGGGCCCTGCTGGCCTGCCTGCGGCGCGGGACAGCCGGCAATGCCGCTGGCCTCGTAGGCGCGCGCCCAGGCCGAGAACGGCTGCCGGCTGCGCGGAGCCGCGGCAAAGAGCGCCGACCGCCCGTGTCTTGCGAGAATGATTTCCATGACCCGTCCAGAACCCGGCACGATGCGCCACAGCATACCCGTTCGCGCCGCCCCGCTGAAGGGGCCGTACGGCTTGGAGTCCGCCCCCCGGACATGCGATGATATGCGCCCTTGGCTAAATCGTGAGGGCGGCATGGGTGCACAGATCATTGACGGCAAATCCATAGCGGCGTCGATCCGCGCGGAAGTGGCGGAGCGCGTGGCCGAATTTGCGGCGCGCCACGGACGAACGCCCGGGCTGGCGGTGGTGCTGGTCGGCGACAATCCCGCCTCGGAGGTCTACGTGCGCAGCAAGCGCAACAGCTGCGAGGAGGTGGGGATCGCCTCCTTCGCCCACGACCTGCCCGCGGAAACGTCCGAGGCGCAGCTGCTCGATCTCATCCAGCAGCTCAACGACGACCCGCGGGTGGATGGCATCCTGGTGCAACTGCCCCTGCCCCGCCACATCGATGCCGAGGCCATCATCGAGGCGGTGCGCCCGGACAAGGACGTGGACGGCTTCCATCCCTACAACGTCGGCCGCCTGGCCCTGCGCCTGCCGCAACTGCGCCCCTGCACGCCGCGCGGCATCATGCGCCTGCTGGAGCACACCCAAGTACCGGTCAAGGGCACCCACGCCGTGGTGGTCGGCGCCTCCAACATCGTCGGCCGGCCCATGGCCTTGGAACTGCTGCTGGCCGGCGCCACCGTCACCGTGTGCCACCGCTTCACCCAGGACCTGGCCGGCTTCG
Proteins encoded in this window:
- a CDS encoding Lrp/AsnC family transcriptional regulator, which encodes MVNALVMLTVARDKVNAVAEQLAEMPGISEVYSVAGRYDLVAIIRVRDNDSLAELVTNRLRQVEGILNSETLIAFRVHSRHDLEAMFTIGTEEEG
- a CDS encoding histidine phosphatase family protein, translating into MEIILARHGRSALFAAAPRSRQPFSAWARAYEASGIAGCPAPQAGQQGPLRELGLLVTSDLRRTLESARCLCAGAPLLVDPLFREAGLGSAFMEGVRLGPRTWGALAPALWLLGLPAGAESWRAVRTRAQRAAALLIEQAQRTDTVMLVGHLIFNAFVATELKKRGWRGPALPRSGYWQCSSYRRA
- the folD gene encoding bifunctional methylenetetrahydrofolate dehydrogenase/methenyltetrahydrofolate cyclohydrolase FolD — translated: MGAQIIDGKSIAASIRAEVAERVAEFAARHGRTPGLAVVLVGDNPASEVYVRSKRNSCEEVGIASFAHDLPAETSEAQLLDLIQQLNDDPRVDGILVQLPLPRHIDAEAIIEAVRPDKDVDGFHPYNVGRLALRLPQLRPCTPRGIMRLLEHTQVPVKGTHAVVVGASNIVGRPMALELLLAGATVTVCHRFTQDLAGFVGQADILVAAAGKPGLIRGEWIKPGSVVIDVGINRTAEGKLVGDVDFDAAAARAGWITPVPGGVGPMTVATLLLNTLEAAEGHV